One window from the genome of Caloenas nicobarica isolate bCalNic1 chromosome 21, bCalNic1.hap1, whole genome shotgun sequence encodes:
- the DEF6 gene encoding differentially expressed in FDCP 6 homolog, with protein MDLRAELLKSIWYAFTALDVEKSGKVSKSQLKVLSHNLYTVLRIPHDPVALEEHFRDDDDGPVSSQGYMPYLNKYILDKVEEGAFVKENFDELCWTLTAKKNYKPDRNGNSVVSHQDAFKLWCLFNFLSEDKYPLVMVPDEVEYLLKKICTAMNVELNPCELEDQLSQEPQGQGGLTVWQFLDMVNSGRFLRGIEPEAVSMAVEEVYQEVIEDVLKQGYLWKKGQLRRNWSERWFTLKPSVLSYYVSEERKEKKGSIVLDKHCCVEVLPDRDGKRCMFCVKTSSRTYEMSASDTRQRQEWTLAIQMAIRLQAEGKRSLHKDLKQKRREQREQREQRKAAKEEETQRLKQLQEEKERKLQELELLKEAQRQAEVLLQEEEQRRRRQHEEMQRTLEIQLREAEQARASMQAEMVLKEAEAERQRKRILELEEMQQRLQEALQQEVKARQDEEAVRYAQARLLAEEEEKLKQLMKLKEEQEEYIIRTQREKQVLKQEMENKNKCLEEAQKQLEEVRVNRQRVDQDVMAAQQKLRQASTNVKHWNVQMNRLMHPIGPGEKRTNVTAGGFAGYQPLLSRRGSSLKLKQKVEDKDSDSARNSSKENVSSGTSSSTPPSPDADTVATEPNN; from the exons GTGCTGTCCCACAACCTGTACACGGTGCTGCGCATCCCCCATGACCCCGTGGCGCTGGAGGAGCATTTCCGCGACGATGACGACGGGCCAGTGTCCAGCCAGGGCTACATGCCGTACCTCAACAAGTACATCCTGGACAAG GTGGAGGAAGGTGCTTTTGTCAAAGAAAACTTTGATGAGCTCTGCTGGACCCTGACGGCCAAGAAGAATTACAAGCCTGACCGGAACGGGAATAGTGTTGTGTCCCACCAAGATGCCTTCAAGCTCTGGTGTCTCTTCAACTTTCTCTCTGAAGACAAGTACCCTCTCGTCATGGTGCCAGATGAG GTGGAGTACCTGCTGAAGAAGATCTGCACGGCCATGAACGTGGAGCTGAACCCCTGCGAGCTGGAGGACCAGCTGTCCcaggagccgcagggccagGGCGGGCTGACGGTCTGGCAGTTCCTGGACATGGTGAACTCGGGGCGGTTCCTGCGAGGCATCGAGCCGGAGGCCGTCAGCATGGCCGTGGAGGAGGTGTACCAGGAGGTCATCGAGGATGTGCTCAAACAG GGCTACCTCTGGAAGAAGGGCCAGCTAAGGAGGAACTGGTCGGAGCGCTGGTTCACGCTGAAGCCCAGTGTCCTGTCCTATTATGTGAGTGAGGAGCggaaggagaagaaggggaGCATTGTGTTGGACAAGCACTGCTGTGTGGAG GTGCTGCCCGACCGGGACGGGAAGAGGTGCATGTTCTGCGTGAAGACGTCCTCCCGCACCTACGAGATGAGTGCCTCCGACACCCGGCAGCGCCAGGAATGGACCTTGG CCATCCAGATGGCCATCCGGCTGCAGGCGGAAGGCAAGAGGTCCCTGCACAAGGACCTGAAGCAGAAGCGGCgggagcagcgggagcagcgggagcagcgCAAGGCAGCCAAGGAGGAGGAGACACAGCGGctgaagcagctgcaggaggagaaggagcggaagctgcaggagctggagctgctgaaggaggCCCAGCggcaggcagaggtgctgctgcaggaggaggagcagcggcggcggcggcagcatGAGGAGATGCAGAGGACACTGGAGATCCAGCTGCGGGAGGCCGAGCAG GCCCGCGCCTCCATGCAGGCGGAGATGGTGCTGAAGGAGGCCGAGGCCGAGCGGCAGCGCAAGCGCatcctggagctggaggagatgcagcagcggctgcaggaggccctgcagcaggaggtgaAGGCACGGCAGGATGAGGAGGCTGTGAGATACGCACAGGCCAG GCTACtggctgaggaagaggagaagctGAAGCAGCTGATGAAGCTGAAGGAGGAGCAAGAGGAATATATCATCAGAACTCAGCGGGAGAAGCAAGTGCTCAAGCAGGAGATGGAGAACAAGAACAAGTGTCTGGAGGAGGCAcaaaagcagctggaagaagtCAGGGTCAACAGGCAGAGGGTGGACCAGGACGTCATG GCAGCTCAGCAGAAGCTGCGACAGGCCAGCACCAACGTCAAGCACTGGAACGTCCAGATGAACCGGCTGATGCACCCCATCGGGCCGGGAG AGAAGCGCACGAACGTGACCGCAGGAGGCTTTGCTGGCTACCAACCCCTCCTCTCCCGCAGAGGTTCCTCCCTCAAACTCAAGCAGAAAGTGGAGGATAAAGACAGTGACTCTGCGAGGAACAGCAGCAAGGAAAACGTGAGCAGTGGCACGAGCAGCAGCACGCCGCCATCTCCAGATGCAGACACCGTGGCCACGGAGCCCAACAACTAG